In Oryzias melastigma strain HK-1 linkage group LG18, ASM292280v2, whole genome shotgun sequence, one DNA window encodes the following:
- the LOC112155991 gene encoding arfaptin-1 — protein MMEASEENHVDVELSEEEAVSKEEQRDAGDGPAHSGEEDAAVETDQSEDISTPPQFTGTVVILGSNKTPASEKFQRVRKWSITKYKCTRQALSEKLGRGSKTVDLELEPRLELLKDDRQRYDHMTKLAQSLANQLAQFSVTQKSLGEAFTELSSKSPELYVEFGVNAEAQKYLSKSTETLSAAIGAFTADMNTLVNKTIEDTMINAKQYEAIRIEYDAYRVDLEELNMEPRDTNTLPKFEDAQKNFQIQRDRYQKVRDDLSVKVKLLEENRVKVLHNHLWLLHSAVAADSISSHSFLEQNMRRAESLKNPRLDSSSWLEES, from the exons ATGATGGAGGCATCAGAGGAGAACCATGTGGATGTGGAGCTGTCAGAGGAGGAGGCTGTTTCTAAG gaggagcagagggaCGCTGGCGACGGTCCCGCCCACTCAGGTGAAGAGGACGCCGCTGTAGAAACAGATCAGAGCGAAG aCATCTCCACACCGCCTCAGTTTACTGGAACTGTAGTCATTCTCGGCAGCAACAAAACCCCGGCCAGCGAGAAGTTCCAGAGAGTCCGCAAGTGGAGCATCACCAAATACAAG TGCACGCGCCAGGCTCTGTCGGAGAAGCTTGGACGCGGATCCAAAACGGTGGACCTGGAACTGGAGCCGCGCCTGGAGCTGCTGAAAGACGACCGGCAGCGCTACGACCACATGACCAAGCTGGCTCAGTCGCTGGCCAATCAGCTGGCTCAGTTCAGCGTCACCCAGAAGTCGCTTGGGGAGGCCTTCACCGAGCTCAGCTCCAAATCCCCAGAACTCTAC GTGGAGTTCGGCGTCAACGCAGAGGCTCAGAAGTATTTGTCCAAGAGCACCGAAACTCTGTCGGCGGCCATCGGCGCCTTCACCGCCGACATGAACACCCTGGTCAACAAAACCATCGAGGACACCATGATCAACGCCAAGCAGTACGAGGCCATCAG GATCGAGTACGATGCGTACAGAGTCGACCTGGAGGAGCTGAACATGGAGCCGCGGGACACCAACACCCTGCCCAAATTCGAGGACGCCCAGAAAAACTTCCAGATTCAGAGGGACCGGTACCAAAAGGTCCGAGACGACCTGTCCGTCAAAGTcaagctgctggaggagaaCCGG GTCAAAGTCCTCCACAACCATCTGTGGCTCCTCCACAGCGCCGTGGCGGCCGATTCCATATCGTCTCACAGCTTTCTGGAGCAAAACATGCGGCGGGCGGAAAGCCTCAAAAACCCCAGACTGGACTCGTCCTCCTGGCTGGAGGAAAGCTGA
- the LOC112156349 gene encoding low affinity immunoglobulin gamma Fc region receptor II-a-like isoform X2 — protein sequence MRVTALCFLSFLIWDSAQAAVLVRIEPNRLQFFKYESFSVSCEDQEESLEAAQLRVMKMTQDGELHPCSSPCSICDAFPATDSGKYWCETDVGTNSSEVNITVTAGSLILETPVHPVTKGEDATLTCRCKDLISGCSNNVDFYKDGIFISTSSPGTMNITIQNVSRSDQGLYKCSVSGVGESPGSWVTVRAPSGGLLVPRQDSDINLLSGFGLIRHLVVATPYVLSTILLGLIFKDQRKREREV from the exons ATGAGAGTAACGGCTCTTTGTTTCCTCT catttttaatttgGGATTCAGCTCAAGCTGCAG TCCTGGTTAGAATTGAACCCAATAGGCTGCAGTTCTTTAAATATGAGAGTTTTTCTGTGAGCTGTGAAGACCAGGAGGAGTCCCTGGAAGCAGCTCAACTGAGAGTGATGAAAATGACCCAGGATGGAGAG CTTCACCCATGTTCATCGCCATGCTCCATCTGCGATGCCTTCCCTGCCACAGACAGCGGAAAATACTGGTGTGAAACCGATGTGGGAACAAACAGCAGTGAAGTAAACATCACTGTGACGG CTGGTTCTTTGATCCTGGAGACACCGGTCCACCCTGTAACCAAAGGAGAAGATGCAACTCTGACCTGCAGATGCAAAGATCTCATTTCAGGTTGCAGCAACAACGTCGACTTCTACAAAGATGGGATCTTCATCAGTACCAGTTCCCCGGGAACCATGAACATAACCATCCAGAATGTTTCCAGATCTGATCAAGGACTCTACAAGTGTTCTGTCTCTGGAGTGGGAGAATCTCCAGGAAGCTGGGTGACTGTCAGAG CGCCCTCTGGGGGCCTCCTGGTGCCACGTCAGGATTCAGACATTAACCTTCTGTCTGGGTTTGGACTCATTCGACATCTGGTGGTAGCGACTCCATATGTCCTGTCCACCATCTTACTTGGACTCATATTTAAGGACCAGAGGAAGAGGGAAAGAG aggTGTAG
- the LOC112156349 gene encoding low affinity immunoglobulin gamma Fc region receptor II-a-like isoform X1, protein MRVTALCFLSFLIWDSAQAAVLVRIEPNRLQFFKYESFSVSCEDQEESLEAAQLRVMKMTQDGELHPCSSPCSICDAFPATDSGKYWCETDVGTNSSEVNITVTAGSLILETPVHPVTKGEDATLTCRCKDLISGCSNNVDFYKDGIFISTSSPGTMNITIQNVSRSDQGLYKCSVSGVGESPGSWVTVRAPSGGLLVPRQDSDINLLSGFGLIRHLVVATPYVLSTILLGLIFKDQRKRERGET, encoded by the exons ATGAGAGTAACGGCTCTTTGTTTCCTCT catttttaatttgGGATTCAGCTCAAGCTGCAG TCCTGGTTAGAATTGAACCCAATAGGCTGCAGTTCTTTAAATATGAGAGTTTTTCTGTGAGCTGTGAAGACCAGGAGGAGTCCCTGGAAGCAGCTCAACTGAGAGTGATGAAAATGACCCAGGATGGAGAG CTTCACCCATGTTCATCGCCATGCTCCATCTGCGATGCCTTCCCTGCCACAGACAGCGGAAAATACTGGTGTGAAACCGATGTGGGAACAAACAGCAGTGAAGTAAACATCACTGTGACGG CTGGTTCTTTGATCCTGGAGACACCGGTCCACCCTGTAACCAAAGGAGAAGATGCAACTCTGACCTGCAGATGCAAAGATCTCATTTCAGGTTGCAGCAACAACGTCGACTTCTACAAAGATGGGATCTTCATCAGTACCAGTTCCCCGGGAACCATGAACATAACCATCCAGAATGTTTCCAGATCTGATCAAGGACTCTACAAGTGTTCTGTCTCTGGAGTGGGAGAATCTCCAGGAAGCTGGGTGACTGTCAGAG CGCCCTCTGGGGGCCTCCTGGTGCCACGTCAGGATTCAGACATTAACCTTCTGTCTGGGTTTGGACTCATTCGACATCTGGTGGTAGCGACTCCATATGTCCTGTCCACCATCTTACTTGGACTCATATTTAAGGACCAGAGGAAGAGGGAAAGAGGTGAGACTTG a
- the LOC112156485 gene encoding type II inositol 3,4-bisphosphate 4-phosphatase isoform X1, with translation MFLCSMTDGVNEVGEVKVSHLQMEEEGEDSAPPEHKCPALCDALHGSIQDKENSPMMRAVLCAQVCKLYRFQTDDRRWLLVKEQMSETPLSFSVPKQLLSALVQELTSRVLDLRELGQLLPHWDGLRCDVINLCNHLIGCYQETLTEIGKLSASSCFKSSLSKSDRHLQFVPTNLHSQRMEVTSPGSAGVWYEVVTFGAPADHHYGFRHGGLKRILCKHRRSSSVSYSSDEGCRARDLLVSVTHLQPLIFGLAEELLSISLEPRANRLLQVLDGLSQQVHRFVHALKDELVKSALLDIHSQCASNCNDSHVHSNGLLCEGSPPHPERLAEDEYDEEEWDLTWTNVAKSLNCIIAMVDRLLGREPHPQEQPPAEQQEYSEDTKSYNNASPCSSSESSWQEQLLPLVITLRDCVREAVAKARTAMTFVVLQEAVGATMNQGPAQILHRRHAVFSQALSALVCGFVLRLYGGLEDPEFLQQLLTVGILVQFEGLLSTYGEELGMLEDMEVGVADLRSVAFKVTEAKTEQPKDLLPLLRGTWGRFVVEVPLPPETFRSLPEELKAGRLIRVEPILFNIGINQQQSLAERFGDSSLQENLNLQSCERLRAYCNALRDALPRMAGIQSLSESLSSLDRSVEAKKRKNVEVLWIAASVCRLVNGIRLTSCKSAKDRTAMSVTLEQCQILRERHSLSQQHFSTSLDCMRRNGCRMDNVQKNVGNRRFAFSAVQLLTFPRLYRPPDGSYG, from the exons ATGTTTCTCTG CAGCATGACAGACGGGGTGAATGAGGTCGGGGAGGTGAAGGTGTCCCACCTGCAGATGGAGGAAGAGGGAGAGGACAGCGCTCCACCTGAACACAAG TGTCCCGCCCTGTGTGACGCTCTTCACGGCTCCAtccaagacaaagaaaacagtcCCATGATGAGAGCTG TTCTGTGCGCTCAGGTCTGTAAGCTGTACCGCTTTCAGACGGACGACCGCAGGTGGCTGCTGGTGAAGGAGCAGATGTCCGAGACGCCGCTGTCGTTCTCTGTGCCCAAACAGCTACTGAGCGCGCTCGTTCAGGAGCTCACAAGCAG agTCTTGGATCTGAGGGAACTGGGACAGCTTTTGCCTCACTGGGACGGCctccgctgtgatgtcatcaaccTCTGCAAccatctgattggctgttaCCAGGAAACTCTGACGGAGATCGGAAAACTGTCAG CCTCTTCTTGTTTCAAGTCCAGCCTCAGTAAATCTGACAGACATCTTCAGTTCGTTCCAACCAACCTTCATTCCCAGAGAATGGAGGTCACCAGCCCAGGAAGTGCAG GTGTTTGGTATGAGGTTGTCACGTTTGGTGCTCCAGCTGATCACCACTACGGCTTCAGGCATGGAGGGCTGAAGAGGATTCTCTGTAAACACCGCAGGAGCAG CTCAGTCTCCTACTCCTCCGATGAAGGCTGCAGAGCCAGGGACCTGCTGGTCAGTGTCACCCATCTGCAGCCTCTCATCTTCGGACTGGCAGAGGAGCTGCTCTCCATCTCCCTGGAGCCGAGAGCCAACCGGCTGCTGCAGGTCCTGGATGGCCTTTCTCAGCAG GTTCATCGGTTCGTTCACGCACTGAAAGATGAGCTGGTTAAAAGCGCCCTGCTGGACATCCACAGTCAGTGCGCCTCCAACTGCAATGACAGCCACGTCCACAGCAACGGGCTGCTGTGTGAGGGGTCTCCCCCTCATCCGGAGCGTCTGGCGGAGGACGAGTACGACGAGGAGGAATGG GACCTGACGTGGACCAATGTGGCCAAAAGTCTCAACTGCATCATCGCCATGGTGGACCGCTTGCTGGGACGGGAGCCCCATCCTCAGGAGCAGCCGCCAGCGGAGCAGCAGGAATACTCTGAGGACACAAAGTCTTACAACAATG CGTCTCCTTGCTCCTCGTCTGAGTCCTCCTGGCAGGAGCAGCTGCTCCCACTGGTGATCACCCTCAGGGATTGCGTGCGCGAGGCAGTGGCAAAGGCTCGGACCGCCATGACCTTCGTGGTCCTGCAGGAGGCGGTGGGTGCCACCATGAATCAGGGACCTGCCCAGATACTCCACAGACGGCACGCCGTCTTCAGCCAGGCG CTGTCGGCGCTGGTTTGTGGCTTCGTGTTAAGGCTGTACGGAGGCCTGGAGGATCCTGagttcctgcagcagctgctcacTGTGGGAATCCTGGTTCAGTTTGAAGGCCTGCTGAGCACCTACG GTGAGGAGCTCGGGATGCTGGAGGACATGGAAGTGGGCGTGGCCGACCTGAGGAGCGTGGCTTTCAAAGTCACGGAGGCTAAAACGGAGCAGCCAAAAGACCTGCTGCCGTTGCTTAGAGGAACATG GGGAAGATTTGTGGTCGAAGTCCCGTTGCCGCCTGAAACCTTCAGGTCGTTGCCGGAGGAGCTAAAAGCTGGACGTTTGATACGAGTCGAACCCATTCTGTTCAACATTGGAATCAACCAGCAACAGAGTCTGGCTGAGAG GTTTGGGGACAGCTCTCTGCAGGAGAACTTGAATCTTCAGAGCTGTGAACGTCTCAGAGCTTACTGTAACGCACTGAGGGACGCTCTGCCTCGTATGG CTGGTATCCAGTCGCTGTCAGAGTCTTTGTCGTCTCTCGATCGGAGCGTGGAGGCCAAGAAGCGGAAGAACGTGGAGGTGCTGTGGATCGCAGCCTCG GTTTGTCGTTTGGTGAATGGAATCCGTCTGACGAGCTGTAAGAGCGCCAAGGACCGCACGGCGATGTCGGTGACTCTGGAGCAGTGTCAGATCCTCAGAGAGCGGCACTCCCTCAGCCAGCAGCACTTCAGCACCTCCCTGGACTGCATGAGGAG
- the LOC112156485 gene encoding type II inositol 3,4-bisphosphate 4-phosphatase isoform X2, translated as MFLCMTDGVNEVGEVKVSHLQMEEEGEDSAPPEHKCPALCDALHGSIQDKENSPMMRAVLCAQVCKLYRFQTDDRRWLLVKEQMSETPLSFSVPKQLLSALVQELTSRVLDLRELGQLLPHWDGLRCDVINLCNHLIGCYQETLTEIGKLSASSCFKSSLSKSDRHLQFVPTNLHSQRMEVTSPGSAGVWYEVVTFGAPADHHYGFRHGGLKRILCKHRRSSSVSYSSDEGCRARDLLVSVTHLQPLIFGLAEELLSISLEPRANRLLQVLDGLSQQVHRFVHALKDELVKSALLDIHSQCASNCNDSHVHSNGLLCEGSPPHPERLAEDEYDEEEWDLTWTNVAKSLNCIIAMVDRLLGREPHPQEQPPAEQQEYSEDTKSYNNASPCSSSESSWQEQLLPLVITLRDCVREAVAKARTAMTFVVLQEAVGATMNQGPAQILHRRHAVFSQALSALVCGFVLRLYGGLEDPEFLQQLLTVGILVQFEGLLSTYGEELGMLEDMEVGVADLRSVAFKVTEAKTEQPKDLLPLLRGTWGRFVVEVPLPPETFRSLPEELKAGRLIRVEPILFNIGINQQQSLAERFGDSSLQENLNLQSCERLRAYCNALRDALPRMAGIQSLSESLSSLDRSVEAKKRKNVEVLWIAASVCRLVNGIRLTSCKSAKDRTAMSVTLEQCQILRERHSLSQQHFSTSLDCMRRNGCRMDNVQKNVGNRRFAFSAVQLLTFPRLYRPPDGSYG; from the exons ATGTTTCTCTG CATGACAGACGGGGTGAATGAGGTCGGGGAGGTGAAGGTGTCCCACCTGCAGATGGAGGAAGAGGGAGAGGACAGCGCTCCACCTGAACACAAG TGTCCCGCCCTGTGTGACGCTCTTCACGGCTCCAtccaagacaaagaaaacagtcCCATGATGAGAGCTG TTCTGTGCGCTCAGGTCTGTAAGCTGTACCGCTTTCAGACGGACGACCGCAGGTGGCTGCTGGTGAAGGAGCAGATGTCCGAGACGCCGCTGTCGTTCTCTGTGCCCAAACAGCTACTGAGCGCGCTCGTTCAGGAGCTCACAAGCAG agTCTTGGATCTGAGGGAACTGGGACAGCTTTTGCCTCACTGGGACGGCctccgctgtgatgtcatcaaccTCTGCAAccatctgattggctgttaCCAGGAAACTCTGACGGAGATCGGAAAACTGTCAG CCTCTTCTTGTTTCAAGTCCAGCCTCAGTAAATCTGACAGACATCTTCAGTTCGTTCCAACCAACCTTCATTCCCAGAGAATGGAGGTCACCAGCCCAGGAAGTGCAG GTGTTTGGTATGAGGTTGTCACGTTTGGTGCTCCAGCTGATCACCACTACGGCTTCAGGCATGGAGGGCTGAAGAGGATTCTCTGTAAACACCGCAGGAGCAG CTCAGTCTCCTACTCCTCCGATGAAGGCTGCAGAGCCAGGGACCTGCTGGTCAGTGTCACCCATCTGCAGCCTCTCATCTTCGGACTGGCAGAGGAGCTGCTCTCCATCTCCCTGGAGCCGAGAGCCAACCGGCTGCTGCAGGTCCTGGATGGCCTTTCTCAGCAG GTTCATCGGTTCGTTCACGCACTGAAAGATGAGCTGGTTAAAAGCGCCCTGCTGGACATCCACAGTCAGTGCGCCTCCAACTGCAATGACAGCCACGTCCACAGCAACGGGCTGCTGTGTGAGGGGTCTCCCCCTCATCCGGAGCGTCTGGCGGAGGACGAGTACGACGAGGAGGAATGG GACCTGACGTGGACCAATGTGGCCAAAAGTCTCAACTGCATCATCGCCATGGTGGACCGCTTGCTGGGACGGGAGCCCCATCCTCAGGAGCAGCCGCCAGCGGAGCAGCAGGAATACTCTGAGGACACAAAGTCTTACAACAATG CGTCTCCTTGCTCCTCGTCTGAGTCCTCCTGGCAGGAGCAGCTGCTCCCACTGGTGATCACCCTCAGGGATTGCGTGCGCGAGGCAGTGGCAAAGGCTCGGACCGCCATGACCTTCGTGGTCCTGCAGGAGGCGGTGGGTGCCACCATGAATCAGGGACCTGCCCAGATACTCCACAGACGGCACGCCGTCTTCAGCCAGGCG CTGTCGGCGCTGGTTTGTGGCTTCGTGTTAAGGCTGTACGGAGGCCTGGAGGATCCTGagttcctgcagcagctgctcacTGTGGGAATCCTGGTTCAGTTTGAAGGCCTGCTGAGCACCTACG GTGAGGAGCTCGGGATGCTGGAGGACATGGAAGTGGGCGTGGCCGACCTGAGGAGCGTGGCTTTCAAAGTCACGGAGGCTAAAACGGAGCAGCCAAAAGACCTGCTGCCGTTGCTTAGAGGAACATG GGGAAGATTTGTGGTCGAAGTCCCGTTGCCGCCTGAAACCTTCAGGTCGTTGCCGGAGGAGCTAAAAGCTGGACGTTTGATACGAGTCGAACCCATTCTGTTCAACATTGGAATCAACCAGCAACAGAGTCTGGCTGAGAG GTTTGGGGACAGCTCTCTGCAGGAGAACTTGAATCTTCAGAGCTGTGAACGTCTCAGAGCTTACTGTAACGCACTGAGGGACGCTCTGCCTCGTATGG CTGGTATCCAGTCGCTGTCAGAGTCTTTGTCGTCTCTCGATCGGAGCGTGGAGGCCAAGAAGCGGAAGAACGTGGAGGTGCTGTGGATCGCAGCCTCG GTTTGTCGTTTGGTGAATGGAATCCGTCTGACGAGCTGTAAGAGCGCCAAGGACCGCACGGCGATGTCGGTGACTCTGGAGCAGTGTCAGATCCTCAGAGAGCGGCACTCCCTCAGCCAGCAGCACTTCAGCACCTCCCTGGACTGCATGAGGAG
- the LOC112156485 gene encoding type II inositol 3,4-bisphosphate 4-phosphatase isoform X3: MTDGVNEVGEVKVSHLQMEEEGEDSAPPEHKCPALCDALHGSIQDKENSPMMRAVLCAQVCKLYRFQTDDRRWLLVKEQMSETPLSFSVPKQLLSALVQELTSRVLDLRELGQLLPHWDGLRCDVINLCNHLIGCYQETLTEIGKLSASSCFKSSLSKSDRHLQFVPTNLHSQRMEVTSPGSAGVWYEVVTFGAPADHHYGFRHGGLKRILCKHRRSSSVSYSSDEGCRARDLLVSVTHLQPLIFGLAEELLSISLEPRANRLLQVLDGLSQQVHRFVHALKDELVKSALLDIHSQCASNCNDSHVHSNGLLCEGSPPHPERLAEDEYDEEEWDLTWTNVAKSLNCIIAMVDRLLGREPHPQEQPPAEQQEYSEDTKSYNNASPCSSSESSWQEQLLPLVITLRDCVREAVAKARTAMTFVVLQEAVGATMNQGPAQILHRRHAVFSQALSALVCGFVLRLYGGLEDPEFLQQLLTVGILVQFEGLLSTYGEELGMLEDMEVGVADLRSVAFKVTEAKTEQPKDLLPLLRGTWGRFVVEVPLPPETFRSLPEELKAGRLIRVEPILFNIGINQQQSLAERFGDSSLQENLNLQSCERLRAYCNALRDALPRMAGIQSLSESLSSLDRSVEAKKRKNVEVLWIAASVCRLVNGIRLTSCKSAKDRTAMSVTLEQCQILRERHSLSQQHFSTSLDCMRRNGCRMDNVQKNVGNRRFAFSAVQLLTFPRLYRPPDGSYG, translated from the exons ATGACAGACGGGGTGAATGAGGTCGGGGAGGTGAAGGTGTCCCACCTGCAGATGGAGGAAGAGGGAGAGGACAGCGCTCCACCTGAACACAAG TGTCCCGCCCTGTGTGACGCTCTTCACGGCTCCAtccaagacaaagaaaacagtcCCATGATGAGAGCTG TTCTGTGCGCTCAGGTCTGTAAGCTGTACCGCTTTCAGACGGACGACCGCAGGTGGCTGCTGGTGAAGGAGCAGATGTCCGAGACGCCGCTGTCGTTCTCTGTGCCCAAACAGCTACTGAGCGCGCTCGTTCAGGAGCTCACAAGCAG agTCTTGGATCTGAGGGAACTGGGACAGCTTTTGCCTCACTGGGACGGCctccgctgtgatgtcatcaaccTCTGCAAccatctgattggctgttaCCAGGAAACTCTGACGGAGATCGGAAAACTGTCAG CCTCTTCTTGTTTCAAGTCCAGCCTCAGTAAATCTGACAGACATCTTCAGTTCGTTCCAACCAACCTTCATTCCCAGAGAATGGAGGTCACCAGCCCAGGAAGTGCAG GTGTTTGGTATGAGGTTGTCACGTTTGGTGCTCCAGCTGATCACCACTACGGCTTCAGGCATGGAGGGCTGAAGAGGATTCTCTGTAAACACCGCAGGAGCAG CTCAGTCTCCTACTCCTCCGATGAAGGCTGCAGAGCCAGGGACCTGCTGGTCAGTGTCACCCATCTGCAGCCTCTCATCTTCGGACTGGCAGAGGAGCTGCTCTCCATCTCCCTGGAGCCGAGAGCCAACCGGCTGCTGCAGGTCCTGGATGGCCTTTCTCAGCAG GTTCATCGGTTCGTTCACGCACTGAAAGATGAGCTGGTTAAAAGCGCCCTGCTGGACATCCACAGTCAGTGCGCCTCCAACTGCAATGACAGCCACGTCCACAGCAACGGGCTGCTGTGTGAGGGGTCTCCCCCTCATCCGGAGCGTCTGGCGGAGGACGAGTACGACGAGGAGGAATGG GACCTGACGTGGACCAATGTGGCCAAAAGTCTCAACTGCATCATCGCCATGGTGGACCGCTTGCTGGGACGGGAGCCCCATCCTCAGGAGCAGCCGCCAGCGGAGCAGCAGGAATACTCTGAGGACACAAAGTCTTACAACAATG CGTCTCCTTGCTCCTCGTCTGAGTCCTCCTGGCAGGAGCAGCTGCTCCCACTGGTGATCACCCTCAGGGATTGCGTGCGCGAGGCAGTGGCAAAGGCTCGGACCGCCATGACCTTCGTGGTCCTGCAGGAGGCGGTGGGTGCCACCATGAATCAGGGACCTGCCCAGATACTCCACAGACGGCACGCCGTCTTCAGCCAGGCG CTGTCGGCGCTGGTTTGTGGCTTCGTGTTAAGGCTGTACGGAGGCCTGGAGGATCCTGagttcctgcagcagctgctcacTGTGGGAATCCTGGTTCAGTTTGAAGGCCTGCTGAGCACCTACG GTGAGGAGCTCGGGATGCTGGAGGACATGGAAGTGGGCGTGGCCGACCTGAGGAGCGTGGCTTTCAAAGTCACGGAGGCTAAAACGGAGCAGCCAAAAGACCTGCTGCCGTTGCTTAGAGGAACATG GGGAAGATTTGTGGTCGAAGTCCCGTTGCCGCCTGAAACCTTCAGGTCGTTGCCGGAGGAGCTAAAAGCTGGACGTTTGATACGAGTCGAACCCATTCTGTTCAACATTGGAATCAACCAGCAACAGAGTCTGGCTGAGAG GTTTGGGGACAGCTCTCTGCAGGAGAACTTGAATCTTCAGAGCTGTGAACGTCTCAGAGCTTACTGTAACGCACTGAGGGACGCTCTGCCTCGTATGG CTGGTATCCAGTCGCTGTCAGAGTCTTTGTCGTCTCTCGATCGGAGCGTGGAGGCCAAGAAGCGGAAGAACGTGGAGGTGCTGTGGATCGCAGCCTCG GTTTGTCGTTTGGTGAATGGAATCCGTCTGACGAGCTGTAAGAGCGCCAAGGACCGCACGGCGATGTCGGTGACTCTGGAGCAGTGTCAGATCCTCAGAGAGCGGCACTCCCTCAGCCAGCAGCACTTCAGCACCTCCCTGGACTGCATGAGGAG